One window from the genome of Salvia hispanica cultivar TCC Black 2014 unplaced genomic scaffold, UniMelb_Shisp_WGS_1.0 HiC_scaffold_767, whole genome shotgun sequence encodes:
- the LOC125199997 gene encoding protein CUP-SHAPED COTYLEDON 3-like: MMMLGVEEILCEVERDDEQGSLPPGFRFHPTDEELITFYLASKVFNGSFCGVHIAEVDLNRCEPWELPDAAKMGEREWYFFSLRDRKYPSGLRTNRATGAGYWKATGKDREVVSGANGGLLGMKKTLVFYKGRAPRGEKTKWVMHEYRLDGDFSCRHTAKNFPQGS; the protein is encoded by the exons atgatgatGTTGGGAGTGGAAGAGATTCTGTGTGAGGTTGAGAGAGATGATGAGCAAGGCAGCCTCCCTCCTGGCTTCAGATTCCACCCCACCGATGAAGAGCTCATCACCTTCTACTTAGCTTCCAAGGTCTTCAACGGCAGCTTCTGCGGCGTCCACATCGCTGAAGTCGACCTCAACCGATGCGAGCCGTGGGAGCTTCCTG ATGCGGCGAAAATGGGGGAGAGGGAGTGGTATTTCTTCAGCTTGAGAGACCGGAAGTACCCGAGCGGGCTGCGAACAAACCGGGCGACCGGCGCTGGCTATTGGAAGGCAACGGGGAAAGATAGGGAGGTGGTGAGCGGTGCGAATGGGGGCCTTCTTGGGATGAAGAAAACCCTAGTTTTTTACAAAGGCAGAGCCCCCCGAGGGGAGAAGACCAAGTGGGTCATGCACGAGTACCGCCTCGACGGCGACTTCTCCTGCCGCCACACCGCCAAG AATTTTCCACAAGGCAGCTGA